One window of Myxococcales bacterium genomic DNA carries:
- a CDS encoding C40 family peptidase, producing MSSRGPERVLTAAERAVRQLERDLQRTFGWTCVDVELSLGPNDSGLLVRGTVAVPRVARKLQAALVDAVPEGWHIDTSGVSFLTSGDWRRTSDSPTPVWRCHPRRGRSLATELLPEDGPIELLTVHEGFPLIRCMDQTLGWLEQEPAQKSAPPRIEAAHGTADGLVAAARAFLDAPYRLGGATSDGLDCSALVARAFLRGFGVRLPRHSTDQLAATLLQGQAPAQTGDLVFAWTAREGPCHVGILVEGDPMTVIHASLSRKCVVEDPIPRFLDAAERREVAPLRRTLAFHAENCGRSSLVLRTEGERC from the coding sequence GTGAGCAGTCGTGGACCCGAGCGGGTCTTGACCGCCGCCGAGCGCGCCGTGCGACAGCTCGAGCGTGACCTCCAGCGCACGTTCGGTTGGACCTGCGTCGACGTCGAGCTCTCACTTGGCCCCAACGACTCGGGTCTGCTGGTGCGGGGCACGGTGGCGGTGCCCCGCGTCGCCCGCAAGCTGCAGGCCGCCCTCGTCGACGCGGTACCCGAGGGTTGGCACATCGACACGAGCGGGGTGTCGTTTCTGACGAGCGGCGATTGGCGACGAACGTCGGACAGCCCCACGCCAGTCTGGCGTTGCCACCCAAGGCGCGGCCGCAGCTTGGCGACCGAGCTGTTGCCGGAAGACGGCCCCATCGAATTGCTCACGGTGCACGAGGGTTTTCCGCTGATCCGCTGCATGGATCAGACGCTCGGCTGGCTCGAACAAGAGCCCGCGCAGAAGAGCGCCCCCCCGCGAATCGAGGCCGCGCACGGTACGGCCGACGGACTGGTGGCCGCGGCGCGCGCTTTCCTCGATGCGCCGTACCGACTCGGCGGCGCAACTTCCGACGGTCTCGACTGCTCGGCCCTGGTGGCGCGGGCCTTCTTGCGTGGCTTCGGTGTGCGCCTGCCACGTCACTCCACCGATCAGCTCGCCGCAACGCTGCTTCAAGGTCAGGCGCCAGCGCAGACGGGAGACCTCGTGTTCGCCTGGACGGCGCGCGAGGGTCCGTGTCACGTCGGGATCTTGGTGGAGGGAGACCCGATGACGGTGATCCACGCATCGCTCAGCCGAAAGTGTGTGGTCGAGGACCCCATTCCGCGATTCCTGGACGCGGCCGAGCGGCGGGAAGTAGCGCCACTTCGGCGCACGTTGGCCTTTCACGCCGAGAACTGCGGCCGGTCGAGCCTCGTGCTGCGCACCGAAGGCGAACGATGTTGA
- a CDS encoding serine hydrolase, which yields MSEQIALAASHVDCAVGVAAENLKTGETLGLSERERFPTASTFKVFVLYALYSKAAAGEISLEERQELAAQARTLGSGVLLHLNPGLRPTLGDLATLMMMVSDNLATNLLIELLGVANINARIDAAGLNDTKLAGAIDFERLSSDKFAFGASTPADLVKFFGDLRRGHLLPPSWTERFLDVMRIQKYIEPLRRNLPADPYAREFGDPEPVWVASKTGSMSGVRCEAGLVHTPSADWAIAVMAQNVKDTRVTSDNAALGLIAEVSRLVYGAWG from the coding sequence TTGAGTGAGCAGATCGCTCTCGCCGCTTCACACGTCGACTGCGCGGTCGGCGTCGCCGCCGAGAACCTGAAGACCGGAGAGACGCTCGGGCTGTCCGAGCGCGAGCGCTTCCCGACCGCGAGCACCTTCAAGGTGTTCGTGCTCTACGCGCTCTACTCGAAGGCCGCGGCTGGGGAGATTTCGCTGGAAGAGCGGCAGGAGCTGGCAGCGCAAGCTCGGACGCTCGGCTCGGGAGTCTTGCTGCACTTGAACCCGGGGCTGAGACCCACACTGGGGGATCTGGCGACGTTGATGATGATGGTCTCCGACAACCTCGCCACCAACCTGCTGATCGAGTTGCTTGGGGTGGCGAACATCAACGCCCGTATCGACGCGGCGGGGCTGAACGACACCAAGCTCGCGGGCGCCATCGATTTCGAGCGCCTCTCCTCGGACAAGTTCGCCTTCGGCGCGTCGACCCCAGCCGATCTGGTGAAGTTCTTCGGAGACCTCCGACGTGGACACCTGCTCCCTCCGAGCTGGACCGAGCGGTTCCTCGACGTGATGCGGATCCAAAAGTACATCGAACCGCTGAGGCGCAACCTGCCGGCGGACCCCTACGCGCGCGAGTTCGGCGATCCCGAACCGGTCTGGGTGGCCAGCAAGACCGGCAGCATGTCCGGCGTGCGTTGCGAAGCGGGTTTGGTACACACCCCGAGCGCCGACTGGGCCATCGCCGTGATGGCCCAGAACGTGAAGGACACCCGCGTGACGAGCGACAACGCTGCCCTGGGTTTGATCGCCGAGGTCAGCCGGCTCGTGTACGGCGCTTGGGGCTGA
- a CDS encoding alpha/beta hydrolase — MARLLSVLVLALFSSGCAMGFRAEARGSNVPADDGYPLRVYQMRESGGSSAPAAARGVVFYVDGSRRTSVLDRMGALAGFCMLGFSVILVEPRGLADDGGFDRALAWRSDTKARRVSDERSVVDAILAGRRPNTVLLFGVSEGGDVAARVAAEDARITHTILLGSGGGISQANELGLLLKRQPGYLGLGSEAELDGAFERIRRQPEALTEWLGHPYRRWSSYLWSRPLDDLMRGKSRVLALHGSDDMNVPVESARELDTAMKDTGRLSYVEYPGVDHRFRQTRGGKSVFPCVELDVVAWLARTSVLSEQEARAFSERTRGAHPEWFSGGEQRCAM; from the coding sequence ATGGCTCGCCTTCTCTCAGTCCTGGTCCTGGCGCTGTTCTCGAGCGGCTGCGCCATGGGATTTCGCGCAGAAGCGCGCGGCAGCAACGTGCCCGCCGACGACGGCTATCCGCTGCGGGTGTACCAGATGCGCGAGAGCGGAGGTTCGAGCGCGCCCGCGGCAGCTCGGGGCGTCGTCTTTTACGTGGACGGCTCTCGGCGAACGTCGGTCCTCGATCGCATGGGTGCCCTCGCCGGTTTTTGCATGCTCGGGTTTTCCGTGATCCTGGTCGAACCCCGAGGGCTCGCCGACGATGGCGGCTTCGACAGAGCACTGGCCTGGCGTTCGGACACCAAAGCGCGGCGGGTCTCCGATGAAAGGAGCGTCGTCGATGCGATCCTGGCCGGACGTCGTCCGAACACGGTGCTGCTGTTTGGCGTCAGCGAGGGCGGCGACGTCGCGGCTCGCGTCGCAGCAGAAGACGCGCGTATCACCCACACCATTCTTCTGGGTTCGGGGGGTGGCATCAGTCAGGCAAACGAGCTCGGGCTGCTGCTGAAACGGCAGCCGGGCTACCTTGGTTTGGGCAGTGAGGCGGAGCTCGATGGCGCATTCGAGCGCATTCGCCGTCAGCCGGAAGCACTGACCGAGTGGTTGGGGCACCCGTATCGGCGCTGGAGCTCGTACCTGTGGAGTCGCCCGCTCGACGATTTGATGCGTGGCAAATCCCGGGTGCTCGCGCTTCACGGCAGCGACGACATGAACGTGCCGGTGGAGAGCGCCCGTGAGCTCGACACCGCGATGAAAGACACGGGACGACTCTCGTACGTGGAATACCCCGGGGTCGACCACCGGTTTCGCCAGACTCGGGGCGGCAAGAGCGTCTTCCCGTGCGTGGAGCTCGATGTGGTGGCCTGGCTCGCACGAACGTCGGTGCTCTCGGAGCAAGAAGCGCGAGCGTTCTCCGAGCGCACGCGAGGTGCGCACCCGGAGTGGTTCTCCGGTGGCGAGCAGCGCTGCGCGATGTAG
- the rpsS gene encoding 30S ribosomal protein S19: MARSIKKGPFCDGHLAKKIQEAAASGGKKVIKTWSRRSTIYPEAVGLTFAVHNGRKFVPVFVTENMVGHKYGEFAPTRTFHGHAGDRKGGAKKINPRTGKN, from the coding sequence ATGGCACGCAGCATCAAGAAGGGGCCGTTCTGCGACGGCCACCTTGCAAAGAAGATCCAGGAAGCCGCTGCTTCCGGCGGGAAGAAGGTCATCAAGACCTGGTCGCGCCGCTCCACCATCTATCCCGAGGCCGTGGGCCTGACGTTCGCCGTGCACAACGGTCGCAAGTTCGTGCCGGTGTTCGTGACGGAGAACATGGTCGGGCACAAGTACGGGGAGTTCGCGCCGACTCGGACCTTCCACGGTCACGCGGGCGACCGTAAGGGCGGGGCGAAGAAGATCAATCCGCGCACCGGCAAGAACTGA
- the rplB gene encoding 50S ribosomal protein L2, translating into MGIRAFKPTSAGRRFYTVSDFKELTTDRPQKKLCEAKNRTGARNNNGRITSRFRGGGHKQRYRLIDWKRNKIGVPAKVAEIEYDPNRTARIALLHYADGEKRYILAPDGLKQGDSVVSSRNADIRPGNCLPLGVIPAGTTVHNLELRKGKGGQLVRSAGVAAQLMGKDGSYAQVKLPSGEVRKIHVDCRATVGQVSNVDHQNVSLGKAGRTRWLGRRPHNRGVTMNPVDHPMGGGEGRTSGGRHPCSPWGQLSKGMKTRNNKRTDNMIVKRRKAKG; encoded by the coding sequence ATGGGCATCCGCGCATTCAAGCCGACCTCGGCAGGACGTCGCTTCTACACGGTGAGCGACTTCAAAGAGCTCACCACCGACAGACCGCAGAAGAAGCTGTGTGAGGCCAAGAACCGCACCGGCGCACGCAACAACAACGGGCGCATCACCAGCCGCTTCCGCGGCGGTGGGCACAAACAGCGCTACCGTCTGATCGACTGGAAGCGCAACAAGATCGGCGTGCCGGCCAAGGTTGCGGAGATCGAGTACGATCCCAACCGCACCGCACGCATCGCGCTGCTCCACTACGCGGACGGCGAGAAGCGCTACATCTTGGCGCCGGACGGGCTCAAGCAGGGTGACAGCGTGGTCTCGAGCAGGAACGCGGACATTCGTCCGGGTAACTGCCTGCCCCTCGGCGTCATCCCGGCGGGCACCACCGTCCACAACCTGGAGCTGCGCAAGGGCAAGGGCGGTCAGCTCGTGCGCTCTGCCGGTGTGGCAGCGCAGCTCATGGGCAAAGACGGGTCGTACGCGCAGGTGAAGCTCCCGAGCGGTGAGGTTCGCAAGATCCACGTCGACTGCCGGGCCACCGTGGGCCAGGTCTCGAACGTGGACCACCAGAACGTGAGCCTGGGTAAGGCCGGCCGCACGCGCTGGTTGGGTCGCCGCCCGCACAACCGCGGCGTGACGATGAACCCGGTGGATCACCCGATGGGTGGTGGTGAGGGCCGCACCAGCGGTGGTCGTCATCCTTGCTCGCCGTGGGGCCAGCTCTCCAAGGGCATGAAGACCCGCAACAACAAGCGTACTGACAACATGATCGTGAAGCGCCGGAAGGCAAAGGGCTGA
- the rplW gene encoding 50S ribosomal protein L23, with the protein MNPEQIIKRPIALTEKAADLKGENKITFEVAMHANKIEIKSAIESLFDVKVADVNTQVYRGKPKKIGRMEAKRVNWKKAIVTLRPGSSIEFFDESKE; encoded by the coding sequence ATGAACCCGGAACAGATCATCAAGCGCCCCATCGCGCTGACCGAGAAGGCTGCCGACCTCAAGGGTGAGAACAAAATCACCTTCGAGGTCGCCATGCACGCCAACAAGATCGAAATCAAATCGGCGATTGAGTCGCTCTTCGACGTGAAGGTCGCCGACGTGAACACCCAGGTCTACCGCGGCAAGCCGAAGAAGATCGGCCGCATGGAGGCCAAGCGGGTGAACTGGAAGAAAGCCATTGTCACGCTTCGTCCGGGCTCGAGCATCGAGTTCTTCGACGAATCGAAGGAGTGA
- the rplD gene encoding 50S ribosomal protein L4 gives MPKLDVFNLKREKVGELELADEVFAAEVKEHLLHEVVVAQLASSRAGTHSAKERSAVRGTSKKLYKQKGTGQARHGNKRAPIFVGGGRAHPPKLQDWSYRPPRRVRAGALKCALSLLVKEGRLTVLENIDLGEAKTKKLAGVLDILKTPLKTLVVDDKGNDTLRLSIRNMKNRQFLPPEGVNVYDLLRHDHLVLSKDAAKALEARCLGSKS, from the coding sequence ATGCCCAAGCTGGACGTATTCAACTTGAAGCGGGAAAAGGTCGGCGAGCTCGAGCTCGCAGACGAAGTCTTCGCTGCAGAAGTCAAAGAACACTTGCTCCACGAGGTCGTCGTGGCCCAGCTCGCGAGCTCGCGCGCCGGCACCCACTCCGCCAAAGAGCGCTCGGCGGTCCGCGGCACGAGCAAGAAGCTGTACAAACAAAAGGGCACCGGTCAGGCCCGCCACGGCAACAAGCGAGCCCCCATCTTCGTCGGTGGCGGACGTGCCCACCCGCCGAAGCTGCAAGACTGGTCGTACCGTCCCCCGCGGCGTGTGCGTGCCGGCGCGCTCAAATGCGCGCTCAGCCTGCTGGTCAAAGAGGGTCGGCTGACCGTGCTCGAGAACATCGATCTCGGCGAAGCCAAGACCAAGAAACTGGCCGGCGTGCTCGACATCCTCAAGACCCCGCTCAAGACCCTGGTGGTCGATGACAAGGGGAACGACACGTTGCGGCTCTCGATCCGCAACATGAAGAACCGGCAGTTCCTGCCGCCCGAGGGCGTCAACGTTTACGACCTGCTTCGTCACGACCACCTGGTCTTGTCGAAGGACGCGGCCAAGGCCCTCGAGGCCCGGTGCCTGGGGAGCAAGTCATGA
- the rpsJ gene encoding 30S ribosomal protein S10: protein MADATKIRIRLKAFDHQLLDKSTTDIVETARRTGARVAGPIPLPTSIRRYTVLRGPHIDKKSREQFEIRTHKRLIDILEPTPQTLDALMKLDLSAGVDVEIKS, encoded by the coding sequence ATGGCTGACGCGACCAAAATCAGAATCAGGCTCAAAGCCTTCGACCACCAGCTGCTCGACAAGTCCACGACGGACATCGTCGAGACGGCTCGGCGCACCGGCGCGCGGGTGGCGGGGCCAATCCCACTGCCGACGAGCATTCGGCGCTACACCGTGCTCCGAGGACCGCACATCGACAAGAAGTCGCGTGAGCAGTTCGAAATTCGCACCCACAAACGGCTGATCGACATTCTCGAGCCGACCCCACAAACACTCGACGCGCTGATGAAGCTGGATCTCTCAGCCGGTGTCGACGTGGAGATCAAGAGCTAG
- the fusA gene encoding elongation factor G, with the protein MAREIAIERTRNIGIMAHIDAGKTTCTERVLYYTGITHKIGEVHDGAATMDWMVQEQERGITITSAATNCFWTPGTGPFEGKKHRINIIDTPGHVDFTIEVERSLRVLDGAVAVFDGGNGVEPQSETVWRQADRYKVPRLAFINKLDKTGADFQMNLDSMKERLGCRPVPLQWPVGHEDQHKGMVDLIRMKAAIFAEDTLGAEYSWEPIPADLVEKCQQLREQLIEACADVNDGIMEKFLDGRSAEVTDEEIHSAIRKATVTFAFVPVVCGSAFKNKGVQLLLDAVINYLPSPVDIPPVVGIHPDHEDRSEERPATDEAPFSALAFKIMNDPFVGNLSFFRVYSGTIESGTTLLNSTRSQKERIGRILRMHANKREELKECHAGNIYAAVGLRDTRTGDTLCDDKFPIVLERMTFPEPVISIAIEPKTQADLDKLGISMQKLAQEDPSFRTYTNEETGQTIIAGMGELHLEIIVDRLKREFKVEANVGKPEVAYRECITRAVDAEYKYVRQSGGRGQYGHVCIRIKPAERGAGFVFVDSVVGGAIPREFIPSVQKGIRDALGRGVLAGYPMVDVEAELYDGTYHDVDSSTHAFEIAGSLAFQDGAKRAGMQLLEPMMSVEVVTPTDNMGDVIGDLNSRRGRVLGMNQRGATTQVIESEVPLATMFGYATDLRSKTQGRATYTMQFSHYEPVPNSVQEEIVAKVRGK; encoded by the coding sequence ATGGCCCGCGAAATTGCAATCGAGCGTACGCGCAACATCGGGATCATGGCCCACATCGACGCGGGCAAGACGACGTGCACCGAGCGCGTTCTTTATTACACCGGCATCACCCACAAGATCGGTGAGGTGCACGACGGCGCCGCGACCATGGACTGGATGGTTCAGGAGCAAGAGCGCGGTATCACCATCACCAGCGCTGCGACGAACTGCTTCTGGACTCCGGGGACTGGCCCGTTCGAAGGCAAGAAGCACCGCATCAACATCATCGACACGCCGGGACACGTCGACTTCACCATCGAGGTCGAGCGCAGCTTGCGGGTGCTCGACGGCGCCGTCGCGGTTTTTGACGGCGGCAACGGGGTGGAGCCGCAGAGTGAAACGGTGTGGCGTCAGGCTGACCGCTACAAGGTGCCGCGCCTCGCCTTCATCAACAAACTCGACAAGACCGGCGCCGACTTCCAGATGAACCTGGACAGCATGAAAGAGCGGCTTGGTTGCCGCCCGGTGCCGCTGCAGTGGCCGGTGGGTCACGAAGATCAGCACAAGGGCATGGTCGACCTCATTCGCATGAAGGCGGCCATCTTTGCCGAGGACACCCTCGGTGCAGAGTACAGCTGGGAGCCCATTCCGGCGGATCTGGTCGAGAAGTGCCAGCAACTGCGCGAGCAGTTGATCGAGGCGTGTGCCGACGTCAACGACGGCATCATGGAGAAGTTCCTCGACGGCCGCTCGGCCGAGGTCACCGACGAGGAGATTCACAGCGCGATCCGCAAGGCAACGGTCACCTTCGCGTTCGTGCCGGTGGTGTGCGGCTCGGCGTTCAAGAACAAGGGTGTGCAGCTCTTGCTCGACGCCGTGATCAACTACCTGCCTTCGCCCGTCGACATCCCGCCGGTCGTAGGCATCCACCCCGATCACGAGGACCGGAGCGAGGAGCGACCGGCAACCGACGAGGCGCCGTTCTCCGCCCTCGCGTTCAAGATCATGAACGACCCGTTCGTCGGGAACCTGTCCTTCTTCAGGGTCTACTCCGGCACGATCGAGTCTGGCACCACGCTGCTCAACTCGACGCGGAGCCAGAAGGAGCGCATCGGCCGCATCTTGCGCATGCACGCCAACAAGCGTGAGGAGCTCAAGGAGTGCCACGCGGGCAACATCTACGCAGCCGTCGGCCTCCGCGACACGCGTACCGGTGACACGCTCTGCGACGACAAGTTTCCGATCGTGCTCGAGCGCATGACGTTCCCGGAGCCCGTCATCTCCATCGCCATCGAGCCGAAGACCCAGGCCGATCTCGACAAGCTCGGCATCTCGATGCAGAAGCTGGCGCAGGAAGACCCGTCGTTCCGCACCTACACCAACGAGGAGACCGGCCAGACCATCATCGCCGGCATGGGCGAGCTCCACCTGGAGATCATCGTCGACCGCCTCAAGCGTGAGTTCAAGGTCGAGGCGAACGTCGGCAAACCCGAGGTTGCCTACCGCGAGTGCATCACCCGCGCCGTGGACGCCGAGTACAAGTACGTGCGTCAGTCGGGTGGTCGCGGCCAGTACGGACACGTCTGCATCCGCATCAAGCCGGCGGAGCGAGGCGCGGGTTTTGTGTTCGTCGACTCGGTCGTCGGCGGCGCGATCCCCCGCGAGTTCATTCCTTCGGTCCAAAAGGGCATTCGCGACGCACTGGGCCGGGGCGTGCTTGCTGGGTATCCCATGGTGGATGTCGAGGCCGAGCTCTACGACGGCACCTATCACGACGTTGATTCCTCGACGCACGCCTTCGAAATTGCGGGCTCACTCGCATTCCAGGACGGCGCCAAGCGCGCCGGCATGCAGCTGCTCGAGCCCATGATGAGCGTCGAAGTCGTCACGCCCACGGACAACATGGGCGACGTCATCGGCGACCTCAACTCGCGCCGCGGGCGCGTGCTCGGCATGAATCAACGCGGCGCGACCACCCAGGTGATCGAGTCCGAGGTACCGCTCGCGACCATGTTCGGGTACGCGACGGATTTGCGCAGCAAGACTCAAGGTCGGGCCACGTACACGATGCAGTTTTCGCATTACGAGCCCGTCCCCAATTCAGTGCAGGAAGAAATCGTGGCTAAAGTCCGCGGGAAGTGA
- the rpsG gene encoding 30S ribosomal protein S7: MPRRRDVPKRKITPDPKYKDKLVAKFTNSLMEGGKKSVAEGILYGAFDIIQARFKEDALEVFRKALDNVKPKLEVKSRRVGGATYQVPVEVRPERRVALAMRWIVQYSRSRGEKSMRERLAAELVDAAQMRGNTIKKKDDTHKMAEANKAFAHYRW; encoded by the coding sequence ATGCCCCGCAGGCGCGACGTACCCAAACGCAAGATCACGCCCGATCCGAAGTACAAGGACAAGCTGGTCGCGAAGTTCACCAACTCTCTGATGGAGGGTGGGAAGAAGTCCGTGGCCGAGGGCATCCTGTACGGTGCGTTCGACATCATCCAGGCCCGGTTCAAGGAGGACGCCCTCGAGGTCTTCCGCAAGGCACTCGATAACGTCAAGCCGAAGCTCGAGGTCAAGAGCCGGCGTGTTGGTGGTGCGACGTATCAGGTTCCGGTCGAGGTTCGCCCCGAGCGCCGTGTTGCGCTGGCGATGCGCTGGATCGTCCAGTACTCCCGCAGCCGCGGTGAGAAGAGCATGCGTGAGCGACTCGCCGCCGAGCTCGTGGACGCGGCGCAGATGCGCGGCAACACGATCAAGAAGAAGGACGACACCCACAAGATGGCAGAGGCCAACAAGGCTTTTGCGCATTATAGGTGGTGA
- a CDS encoding 30S ribosomal protein S12, whose amino-acid sequence MPTIQQLIRKGRDLVKVKTASPALRSCPQKRGVCTRVYTTTPKKPNSALRKVCRVRLTNGMEVTSYIPGEGHNLQEHSVVLIRGGRVKDLPGVRYHVVRGTLDASGAVGPSSTNKANRNRKRSKYGVKRPKS is encoded by the coding sequence ATGCCGACGATTCAGCAGCTCATTCGCAAGGGTCGCGACCTCGTGAAGGTCAAGACCGCATCCCCCGCACTCCGTTCATGCCCGCAGAAGCGTGGCGTGTGCACGCGCGTGTACACCACGACTCCGAAGAAGCCGAACTCGGCGCTTCGCAAGGTCTGCCGCGTGCGGCTGACGAACGGGATGGAAGTCACCAGCTACATCCCGGGTGAGGGACACAACCTGCAAGAGCACAGCGTGGTGCTGATCCGCGGCGGCCGCGTCAAGGATCTCCCCGGTGTTCGCTATCACGTGGTGCGTGGAACGCTCGACGCCTCGGGCGCCGTCGGACCGAGCAGCACCAACAAAGCCAACCGCAACCGCAAGCGCTCCAAGTACGGCGTCAAGCGCCCGAAGAGCTGA